A region from the Tachyglossus aculeatus isolate mTacAcu1 chromosome 5, mTacAcu1.pri, whole genome shotgun sequence genome encodes:
- the LOC119928880 gene encoding transmembrane protein 223-like gives MVARVGMLEGGELYRPVAEPGRPYKSHDVLLFEHDRGRFLGFLGLSCAAQGVFWMSLAAAALAGPQSPARSPPSGSEAEAEVAPALRGPARGSALWRHGLALTCAAIGSLVLTAELLFSHRSVCSVLLRAGGQRVTITTHAPFSLGAEFTVLLRHMSCLAHRGEVPAVLPLKVKGQRFYFLLDKAGRFPNLRLFEVTVGAYRRL, from the exons ATGGTAGCCAGAgtggggatgctggagggaggagagctgtatCG gccggtggcagaaccgggtagACCTTACAAATCTCATGACGTCCTGCTGTTCGAGCACGACCGGGGCCGCTTCCTCGGCTTCCTGGGCCTCTCCTGCGCCGCCCAGGGAGTGTTCTGGATGTCGCTGGCCGCCGCCGCCCTGGCCGGGCCGCAGAGCCCCGCGCGGTCCCCGCCCTCCGGATCGGAAGCAGAAGCGGAAGTGGCGCCCGCTCTCCGAGGGCCTGCGCGGGGCTCTGCCTTGTGGCGCCATGGGCTGGCCCTCACCTGTGCCGCCATTGGGTCCCTGGTGCTGACGGCAGAACTGCTCTTCTCCCACCGGTCCGTGTGTTCCGTGCTGCTGCGAGCCGGGGGGCAGCGGGTGACCATCACCACCCACGCCCCCTTCAGCCTAGGAGCCGAGTTCACCGTGCTCCTGCGCCACATGTCCTGCCTGGCCCACCGGGGCGAGGTGCCCGCCGTGCTGCCTCTCAAGGTTAAGGGCCAGCGCTTCTACTTCCTCCTGGACAAGGCCGGACGTTTCCCCAACCTGCGGCTCTTCGAAGTCACGGTGGGAGCTTACCGGAGACTGTGA